In Rhododendron vialii isolate Sample 1 chromosome 9a, ASM3025357v1, the following are encoded in one genomic region:
- the LOC131301150 gene encoding uncharacterized protein LOC131301150, producing the protein MCVVNFKHAIVYVLDSLPSLSKPKVQNEKVLRVLQYLDDLIQHLGNNGCVKKAHKLPIKRLKWLPIQESGSDDCGVYTAKYFDLKQFNKEEAAKLKFTSEEGRNNLVLDLILCGENIIRNEVI; encoded by the exons ATGTGTGTCGTAAATTTCAAACATGCAATTGTATATGTACTTGATTCATTACCTTCTCTGAGCAAACCCAAAGTACAAAACGAGAAGGTCCTTCGTGTGCTTCAATACTTGGATGATCTAATTCAACACTTGGGGAATAATGGATGTGTCAAGAAAGCCCATAAGCTACCAATTAAAAGACTGAAATGGCTTCCAATTCAAGAATCAGGTAGCGATGATTGTGGCGTGTACACTGCCAAGTACTTTGATTTGAAGCAATTTAATAAGGAAGAAGCCGCTAAG TTGAAATTCACTTCTGAAGAGGGTAGGAACAACTTGGTTTTGGACTTGATCCTTTGTGGGGAGAACATAATCAGGAATGAAGTCATCTGA